A region from the Thermodesulfobacteriota bacterium genome encodes:
- a CDS encoding AbrB/MazE/SpoVT family DNA-binding domain-containing protein, whose product MQTVTVSPKFQVVIPRAVRESLGLRPGQKMQVIEYDGRIEFIPERDITELRGFLKGINTEFEREGDRV is encoded by the coding sequence ATGCAAACAGTCACTGTGTCACCAAAATTTCAGGTCGTTATCCCCAGAGCAGTGAGGGAATCTTTAGGTCTTCGCCCTGGTCAAAAAATGCAGGTCATCGAATATGACGGACGGATCGAGTTTATCCCGGAACGAGATATTACAGAACTTCGCGGATTTCTCAAGGGCATAAACACGGAATTCGAACGGG